The DNA region GAGGCGATATATGCTCTAAATATTTTGCTGCAGTTAATACGCCTTCCCAAACTAAATCACTAAAAACATCTAGCTCTTGTTCGGCTACTTCGGGTTTATCGGTTTTTATAGTTTGCCACTCATCTGCTGTGATAGATTGTGTGGCTAAAAAATTGATAAATTCTTGGTGCAACTCTTCAAATTGTTCTTTTGTTAGTCTTGCGTATTTCATTTTTATAATAGTTTAATTTTGTAATGCTTTTGCTACTTCAAACGGTCTATCTGTTGCAATTACATCTATTCCTTTAGATTTCCAATATTTATATAATGTATCAGATTTTGCTTGAGCTTGTTTATCTAAATTCCCCAATGTACCTAATATAGTTTTTACTCCTATTTTATGTATGGCTTGGTATAAACTATCTGAAGAAAGCCTAGTTCCTGTAAACGCTAACATATTTTGGGTTGGTATTTTAGAATTTAGCAACCAATCTAATTCATTAGAATTTCTTGCAGAAACTGATAATAATAAATTTGGTGCTAATTGATAAGCTTGTGTGGCTTGCTTTATATCGTAAGTAATTAATACAACTTGATCTTGCGCTTGTAATTGATCTATAAGTTTTACAATTGCACTGTAATCTACACTTCTTTTTTTGTCTAATGTTAGGACAATATTGTGTGTTTTAGCAAACTCTAACACAGATGTTAATGTCGGAATTTTATAATTAGTAATGTTACCAAAGTCATCTACTAAATTATAGTTTTGTAATTCTTTATAAGTGTAATTTGTTAATTTACCTGTTCCTGTTGTAGTTCTGTCTAAACTATTATCGTGCATTAACACCAAAATACTGTCTTTGGTTTGTGCAATATCAATTTCAAAAATAGCATTAATGCTATCTTTAATATATTTAATAGTTTCTAGACAGTTTTCTGGATAATTTTTTAATCCTTTTCCACCACGATGCACACTAATTATAGTTGTATCGGATTTGGTGTAAGCAAACTTTTCTAATAAGATTGATTTACTTTTTGGATTTACTTGAGTAGATGCTGTACTATTATTTTGTTTACACGAATAACCTAATAATAGTATTACAACTAATAATATTTTATTTAAAGACACGATATAAATTATAGGTATTAATTAAATTAAAAAAACCGTTTAGACTAATCCAAACGGTTTTTTAATTATGTTTATTTTGAAATTAGTTAGCTTCTGCAACTACATCAAAAGTAAAGTTTTTTACAACTTGTCTGTGGAAACGTAACGTAGCTTCGTATTGACCAGTACGTTTGATATTTCCTCCAGCTATAGAAACGAATTTTTTATCTAAAGATACTCCTTCTTTTTCTAAAGCTTCTGCTAAGTCTGCATTAGTGATAGATCCAAATAATTTATCTCCTGCTCCAGCTTTAGCTGTTAATTTTACTTCTATTTCGTTTAATTTAGCAGCTAAAGTTTCTGCTTCATCAACTACTTTCTTTTCTTTAAAAGCACGTTGCTTTAAAGTTTCTTCTAAAACTTTTTTAGCAGAGCTTGTTGCTAAAACAGCTTTTCCTGTTGGGATTAAAAAGTTTCTACCATAACCGTTCTTAACTGTTACAACATCGTCTTTAAATCCTAAATTTTCAACGTCTTGTTTTAATATAAGTTCCATTGTTATGATATTTTTATTTTAATAAATCTGTTACGTATGGTAACAATGCTAAGTGACGAGCTCTTTTTACAGCTACAGACACTTTTCTTTGATATTTTAAAGATGTACCTGTTAAACGTCTTGGTAAAATTTTACCTTGCTCGTTAACAAAGTTTAATAACCAGTCTGCATCTTTGTAATCTACATACTTAATACCAGACTTTTTAAAACGACAATACTTTTTAGTCTTGTTAGTTTCTATATTTAAAGGAGTTAAATATCTAATTTCTCCTTCTTTTTTTCCTTTTGCTTGTTGTTCGATACTTGCCATGATGATTACGCTTTTTGTTTAAGTTTTTCTCTTCTACGTTCTGCCCAAGCAACAGCATGTTTGTCCATTGCTACAGTTAAGTAACGCATAAAACGCTCGTCACGTCTAAATTCTAATTCTAATGGCTCAATAGCTTCTCCTGCTACTTGATACTCAAATAAGTGATAAAAACCACTTTTTTTGTTTTGAATTGGGTAAGCTAACTTCTTTAATCCCCAATCTTCTTTAGATATCATCTTAGCGCCTCTAGAAACAAGAAAATCTTCGTATTTCTTTACTGTCTCCTTTATCTGAGTTTCAGATAAAACGGGATTTAAGATGAAAACAGTTTCATAATGATTCATAAAAATCTATTTTATTTGTTAAAAATGAGTGCAAAAATAGTTCTTTTTATTTAATCTCACAATAATAACAGTAAAATAATAGCTTATAAATACAATGAGTAAATACACTTTATCGAAAAAAGTTAAAGTTTTATTAAAAAAAACAGTTAACCGATGTTTTTTGGTTTTTAACCGAATTTTTTGTACTATTGTCGATAACTTAACCTAAATACATACGCTATGATATTAAATTGT from Mesoflavibacter profundi includes:
- a CDS encoding glycerophosphodiester phosphodiesterase family protein, which gives rise to MSLNKILLVVILLLGYSCKQNNSTASTQVNPKSKSILLEKFAYTKSDTTIISVHRGGKGLKNYPENCLETIKYIKDSINAIFEIDIAQTKDSILVLMHDNSLDRTTTGTGKLTNYTYKELQNYNLVDDFGNITNYKIPTLTSVLEFAKTHNIVLTLDKKRSVDYSAIVKLIDQLQAQDQVVLITYDIKQATQAYQLAPNLLLSVSARNSNELDWLLNSKIPTQNMLAFTGTRLSSDSLYQAIHKIGVKTILGTLGNLDKQAQAKSDTLYKYWKSKGIDVIATDRPFEVAKALQN
- the rplI gene encoding 50S ribosomal protein L9 → MELILKQDVENLGFKDDVVTVKNGYGRNFLIPTGKAVLATSSAKKVLEETLKQRAFKEKKVVDEAETLAAKLNEIEVKLTAKAGAGDKLFGSITNADLAEALEKEGVSLDKKFVSIAGGNIKRTGQYEATLRFHRQVVKNFTFDVVAEAN
- the rpsR gene encoding 30S ribosomal protein S18, producing MASIEQQAKGKKEGEIRYLTPLNIETNKTKKYCRFKKSGIKYVDYKDADWLLNFVNEQGKILPRRLTGTSLKYQRKVSVAVKRARHLALLPYVTDLLK
- the rpsF gene encoding 30S ribosomal protein S6, whose translation is MNHYETVFILNPVLSETQIKETVKKYEDFLVSRGAKMISKEDWGLKKLAYPIQNKKSGFYHLFEYQVAGEAIEPLELEFRRDERFMRYLTVAMDKHAVAWAERRREKLKQKA